A genomic region of Exiguobacterium oxidotolerans JCM 12280 contains the following coding sequences:
- a CDS encoding DUF1572 family protein codes for MAFEEVYLTAIQARFRAVREPAEQALGWLNEEQFHQTLAPDTNSVALLIQHMTNNMTSRWTNFLTTDGEKPDRNRDAEFVDQGHDKETLLKLWHDGWQLVESALASLTPDDLKRTVLIRGEPHLVVDAIERQLAHYAYHTGQLIFLMKVLLGPDFKPLTIPLPHQRK; via the coding sequence ATGGCTTTTGAAGAGGTGTACTTGACAGCAATTCAAGCGAGGTTCCGGGCCGTCCGCGAACCGGCGGAGCAGGCACTTGGTTGGCTGAACGAGGAACAGTTTCATCAGACACTCGCACCGGACACGAACAGTGTCGCGTTACTGATTCAGCACATGACGAACAATATGACGTCACGCTGGACCAATTTTTTGACGACGGACGGCGAAAAGCCGGACCGCAATCGGGACGCCGAGTTCGTTGACCAGGGGCATGATAAAGAGACGTTACTGAAACTGTGGCATGACGGCTGGCAGCTTGTCGAATCGGCGCTCGCGTCGTTGACACCGGACGATTTGAAGCGGACCGTTTTAATCCGCGGTGAACCGCATCTAGTCGTCGACGCAATCGAACGACAACTCGCACATTATGCCTATCACACCGGACAGCTGATTTTTTTGATGAAAGTGTTGCTCGGACCGGACTTCAAGCCGTTGACGATTCCCTTGCCGCATCAACGGAAGTGA
- a CDS encoding right-handed parallel beta-helix repeat-containing protein produces the protein MKKRFILLLSLGLFGCLATWNQEQAEATASIKVMYVAPNGKDTNSGSLKRPLKTLKRASQLARAGTTVYLRQGTYTEALTVRYSGTKQAPVVFRNYQTEKVVLSGRALKKQDGETTLIRIENRQYVTIQGLVVADIKTTRTNETPIGIFVTGAGRNIQLIDNQIHRIQTNAKDGNAHGIAIYGTGRLQQITVRGNRVEDNRLGASEALVLNGNIDGFSVTDNIVRRNDNIGIDLIGYEGVATNNSEDYVRNGVISGNQVTDSSSYGNPVYGKDYNAAGIYVDGGKQLTIEHNTVERNDIGIEVTSEHAKKYAEDITVRGNLVKQNRFTGISIGGYDKKRGGTKRVRITDNQVTGNDTKGLEGGQLLVQHDVRANRIDHNTFTTGPDNLFVANFFKTSSGNRFEDNTYQLKKGTAKRWIWLDHEYRTQATFERAVKGGFNK, from the coding sequence GTGAAAAAACGATTTATTCTTTTGCTGTCACTCGGACTGTTCGGTTGTTTAGCGACATGGAACCAGGAACAGGCAGAGGCGACCGCTTCAATAAAAGTTATGTACGTCGCGCCTAACGGTAAGGATACGAATTCCGGTTCGTTGAAACGACCGCTTAAAACACTGAAACGGGCGAGTCAGCTTGCGAGAGCCGGGACGACGGTCTATCTGCGTCAAGGAACGTACACGGAAGCGTTGACAGTCCGGTACAGCGGAACGAAACAGGCGCCGGTCGTCTTTCGGAATTACCAAACAGAAAAAGTTGTCTTAAGTGGGAGGGCGTTGAAGAAACAGGACGGGGAGACGACGCTCATCCGAATCGAAAACCGGCAGTACGTGACGATTCAAGGACTGGTTGTCGCAGACATCAAAACGACACGAACCAACGAGACACCAATCGGGATTTTTGTCACCGGGGCAGGACGGAACATTCAACTGATCGATAATCAGATCCACCGCATCCAAACGAATGCGAAAGACGGCAATGCCCATGGGATTGCGATTTACGGAACCGGCCGCTTGCAGCAGATTACCGTTCGCGGCAACCGGGTCGAAGACAACCGGCTTGGGGCGAGCGAAGCGCTTGTCTTAAACGGCAACATCGACGGGTTTTCCGTCACGGATAACATCGTCCGCCGTAACGATAATATCGGCATCGACTTGATCGGCTATGAGGGAGTCGCGACGAACAACTCGGAGGATTACGTCCGGAATGGAGTCATTTCCGGGAATCAGGTCACGGACAGTTCGAGTTACGGCAATCCGGTCTACGGCAAGGATTACAATGCGGCCGGCATTTACGTTGACGGGGGAAAACAGCTGACGATTGAACACAATACGGTCGAACGAAATGATATCGGGATTGAAGTGACGAGTGAACATGCGAAAAAGTATGCAGAAGACATTACGGTCCGCGGCAATCTGGTTAAACAAAACCGGTTTACCGGCATTTCAATCGGCGGATACGATAAAAAGCGCGGTGGTACGAAACGGGTCCGGATTACAGACAATCAAGTCACCGGCAATGATACGAAAGGACTCGAAGGCGGACAGCTCCTCGTCCAGCATGATGTCCGTGCTAATCGGATCGACCATAATACGTTTACGACAGGACCGGACAACCTGTTTGTCGCAAATTTCTTCAAAACGAGTTCAGGAAATCGGTTTGAAGATAATACTTATCAATTAAAAAAAGGAACAGCAAAACGCTGGATTTGGTTGGATCACGAGTACCGGACACAGGCAACCTTTGAGCGGGCAGTAAAAGGAGGATTTAATAAGTAA